In Paracoccus aerodenitrificans, the following are encoded in one genomic region:
- a CDS encoding enoyl-CoA hydratase-related protein gives MSDDTDRVLFEQRGSIAIVTLNRPDQRNAMDAAMTRALRKAIDRVEEDDNLRVAILAANGPSFCAGLDLKAFLSGEAEDILFGPGRFGGFVSRNRTKPVIACVQGAALAGGFELVLACDLVVASRGVSFGLPEARIGLIAGAGGAFRVGQRVPSVIANEIVLLGGKFDADQALQWGLINRVTGDDPMTLCLSFAEQIADNAPLSVAASLAMARAPDFAQEDALWQENDRLLRRLTESEDAAEGARAFAEKRKPDWRGR, from the coding sequence ATGAGCGACGACACAGACAGAGTCCTTTTCGAACAGCGCGGCTCCATCGCCATCGTGACGCTGAACCGGCCCGATCAGCGCAATGCGATGGATGCCGCCATGACTCGGGCCTTGCGCAAGGCGATTGACCGGGTTGAGGAAGATGACAATTTGCGCGTCGCCATTCTTGCCGCGAATGGCCCGTCTTTCTGCGCCGGGCTGGATCTGAAAGCGTTTCTGAGTGGCGAGGCCGAGGACATCCTGTTCGGTCCCGGACGTTTCGGCGGCTTTGTCAGCCGGAACCGGACCAAGCCGGTGATCGCCTGTGTGCAGGGCGCGGCTCTTGCAGGCGGGTTTGAGCTGGTGCTGGCCTGCGATCTGGTCGTCGCATCGCGCGGGGTGAGTTTCGGGCTTCCCGAAGCCCGGATCGGGCTTATCGCCGGTGCCGGGGGTGCGTTCCGCGTCGGCCAGCGTGTGCCCTCGGTGATCGCGAATGAAATCGTTCTGCTGGGTGGCAAATTCGACGCAGATCAGGCGCTGCAATGGGGGCTCATCAACCGTGTGACCGGAGACGATCCCATGACGCTTTGCCTGTCATTCGCCGAACAGATCGCCGACAATGCGCCGCTTTCCGTGGCCGCCAGTCTGGCGATGGCACGCGCCCCGGATTTTGCGCAGGAAGATGCGTTGTGGCAGGAAAACGACCGCCTGTTGCGGCGCCTCACCGAAAGCGAGGATGCCGCCGAAGGTGCCCGCGCTTTCGCCGAAAAACGCAAACCCGACTGGCGTGGCAGGTAA
- the bhcB gene encoding beta-hydroxyaspartate dehydratase BhcB, producing the protein MKDMYIPTYEDMLAAHDRIRPHIRLTPVRSSDYLNELTGAQLFFKCENFQEPGAFKVRGASNAVFGLDDEQAKKGVATHSSGNHASCLSYAAMLRGIPCNVVMPRTAPQAKKDTVRRYGGKITECEPSTSSREETFAKVQAETGGDFVHPYNDPRVIAGQGTCSKELIEQTDGLDMVVAPIGGGGMISGTCLTLSSLAPETRVIAAEPETADDAYRSFKAGHIIADDAPKSIADGLLVPLKDLTWHFVSNHVSEIYTASEQEIVDAMKLIWKHLRVVMEPSSAVPMATILKNPDAFKGKRVGIIITGGNVDLDRLPWTQ; encoded by the coding sequence ATGAAGGACATGTATATTCCGACTTACGAGGATATGCTGGCCGCTCATGACCGGATCAGGCCGCATATCCGCCTGACTCCGGTTCGCAGCTCGGACTACCTGAATGAGCTGACCGGAGCGCAGCTTTTCTTCAAATGCGAGAATTTTCAGGAGCCGGGGGCCTTCAAGGTGCGCGGAGCCAGCAATGCCGTGTTCGGGCTGGACGATGAACAGGCGAAGAAGGGTGTGGCGACGCATTCTTCCGGCAACCATGCATCCTGCCTGTCCTATGCGGCGATGCTGCGCGGGATTCCGTGCAATGTGGTCATGCCCCGGACCGCGCCTCAGGCCAAGAAGGACACGGTGCGCCGCTATGGCGGCAAGATCACCGAATGCGAGCCCTCGACCTCTTCGCGTGAAGAGACCTTCGCCAAGGTGCAGGCCGAAACCGGCGGAGATTTCGTGCATCCCTATAACGATCCGCGCGTGATCGCCGGTCAGGGGACCTGCTCGAAAGAGCTGATCGAGCAGACCGACGGTCTGGATATGGTCGTGGCCCCGATCGGCGGCGGCGGGATGATTTCGGGCACCTGTCTGACCCTGTCCAGCCTGGCGCCGGAAACCAGGGTCATCGCGGCGGAACCGGAAACCGCAGACGACGCCTATCGCAGCTTCAAGGCCGGTCATATCATCGCCGATGACGCGCCAAAATCGATCGCTGACGGGCTTCTGGTGCCGCTGAAGGATCTGACCTGGCATTTCGTGTCGAACCATGTCTCCGAGATATACACCGCATCCGAACAGGAAATCGTCGATGCGATGAAGCTGATCTGGAAACATCTGCGCGTGGTCATGGAGCCGTCAAGCGCGGTGCCGATGGCCACCATCCTGAAAAATCCCGACGCCTTCAAAGGCAAGCGCGTCGGCATCATCATCACCGGCGGCAATGTCGATCTTGACCGCCTGCCCTGGACCCAGTGA
- a CDS encoding IS5 family transposase (programmed frameshift): MSNLFWLTDAQMERLKPYFPKSHGKPRVDDRRVLSGIIFINRNGLRWCDAPTDYGPAKTLYNRWKRWSENGTFARIMVGLAAESAEHNTIMIDATYLKAHRTASSLRVKKGGGGRQIGRTKGGMNTKLHAVTDAKGRPIGFFMSAGQVSDYTGAAALLNSLPEADWLLADRGYDADWFRDALKNKGIKVCIPGRKSRKKPVKYDKRRYKRRNRIEIMFGRLKDWRRVATRYDRCPETFFSAILLAATVIFWL; the protein is encoded by the exons ATGAGCAACCTTTTCTGGCTGACTGACGCGCAGATGGAGCGTCTGAAACCCTATTTCCCGAAATCCCACGGCAAGCCACGCGTTGACGACCGGCGTGTGCTGAGCGGCATAATATTCATCAATCGTAATGGCTTGCGATGGTGCGACGCGCCGACGGACTACGGCCCCGCCAAGACGCTCTACAACCGCTGGAAGCGCTGGAGCGAGAACGGGACCTTCGCCCGGATCATGGTGGGCCTCGCCGCCGAGAGCGCCGAACACAATACGATCATGATCGACGCGACCTATCTGAAAGCGCACCGCACGGCCTCGAGCCTGCGGGTCAAAAAAGGGGGCG GCGGGCGCCAGATCGGGCGAACGAAAGGCGGCATGAACACGAAACTGCACGCCGTCACCGACGCGAAGGGCCGGCCGATAGGGTTCTTCATGTCCGCCGGACAAGTCAGTGATTACACCGGGGCAGCGGCACTTCTGAACAGCCTGCCGGAGGCGGATTGGCTGCTGGCCGATCGGGGCTATGATGCCGACTGGTTCAGAGATGCCTTGAAAAACAAGGGGATAAAGGTTTGCATCCCGGGTCGGAAGTCGCGCAAGAAACCCGTCAAATACGACAAGCGGCGATACAAACGCCGCAACCGCATCGAAATCATGTTCGGCCGACTCAAGGATTGGAGGCGCGTCGCCACCCGATACGACCGTTGCCCCGAGACCTTCTTCTCTGCAATCCTGCTCGCCGCGACCGTCATCTTCTGGTTATGA
- the bhcD gene encoding iminosuccinate reductase BhcD: MIIVPEREIAGLMTREAAFDAVEKVFAAMASGDAYNFPVIREAIGHEDALYGFKGGFDKAGLTLGLKAGGYWPNNLEKRGLINHQSTVFLFDPDTGKARAMVGGNLLTALRTAAASSVSIRHLARQDAKVIGMIGAGHQAKFQLRAALEQRDFQKVIGWNLHPEMLSNLQEVADEAGLPFEPVELDGMRDADVIISITSSFDAILGADQVGPGTHIACMGTDTKGKQEVDPQLLKKATVFTDEIAQSVSIGEAQHAVAQGLISESDISQLGAVINKTHPGRRSDDEITLFDGTGVGLQDLAVAAAVVDLAVEKGIAIEVDF, from the coding sequence ATGATAATCGTACCCGAACGCGAAATTGCCGGTCTGATGACCCGGGAAGCTGCCTTTGATGCCGTCGAGAAGGTCTTCGCGGCGATGGCCTCGGGCGATGCCTATAATTTTCCCGTCATCCGCGAGGCAATCGGACATGAGGATGCGCTTTACGGCTTCAAGGGCGGGTTCGACAAGGCCGGGCTGACTCTGGGGCTGAAGGCTGGCGGGTACTGGCCCAACAATCTGGAAAAGCGCGGCCTGATCAATCACCAGTCCACGGTTTTCCTTTTCGATCCCGATACTGGCAAGGCAAGGGCGATGGTGGGCGGCAATCTGCTGACCGCGCTGCGGACGGCGGCGGCGTCCTCGGTCTCGATCCGGCATCTGGCGCGGCAGGATGCCAAGGTGATCGGCATGATCGGCGCCGGACATCAGGCGAAGTTCCAGCTTCGTGCAGCACTTGAGCAGCGCGATTTCCAGAAGGTGATCGGCTGGAACCTGCATCCCGAGATGCTGTCCAACCTGCAAGAGGTCGCCGACGAGGCAGGGCTACCCTTTGAGCCGGTCGAACTGGACGGAATGCGCGACGCGGATGTGATCATCTCGATCACCTCCTCCTTCGATGCGATCCTGGGCGCGGATCAGGTCGGCCCGGGGACGCATATTGCCTGCATGGGCACCGACACCAAGGGCAAGCAAGAGGTCGATCCGCAGCTTCTGAAGAAGGCGACGGTCTTCACCGATGAAATCGCCCAATCCGTCAGCATCGGCGAGGCGCAGCATGCCGTGGCGCAGGGGCTGATCTCTGAAAGCGATATCAGCCAGCTTGGCGCGGTCATCAACAAAACCCATCCCGGACGCAGATCTGACGACGAAATCACGCTGTTCGACGGGACCGGAGTCGGTTTGCAGGATCTGGCGGTGGCCGCCGCCGTGGTGGATCTGGCGGTTGAGAAGGGCATCGCAATCGAGGTCGATTTCTGA
- the bhcC gene encoding 3-hydroxy-D-aspartate aldolase BhcC, which translates to MNANVKLDNLVVGFDVPAIPGMDAADIQTPCLVLDLDALERNIKKMGDYAKAHNMRHRVHGKMHKSVDVAKLQEKLGGAVGVCCQKVSEAEVFARGGIKDILVSNQVRDLAKIDRLAQLPKLGADVIVCVDDVTNIADLSEAAQKHGTELGVFVEIDCGAGRCGVTTTPAVIEIAKAADAAPGLKFKGIQAYQGAMQHIDSYEARKKKLDTAIAMVTDAVEGLKAEGLEPELVSGGGTGSYYFESNSGVYNELQCGSYAFMDADYGRILDKDGNRIDQGEWENAFFILTQVMSHAKADKAICDAGLKAQSVDSGLPFIYGRDDVEYIKCSDEHGVISDPNGVLKVGEKLRLVPGHCDPTANVHDWYVGVRGDKVETLWPVSARGKAY; encoded by the coding sequence ATGAATGCGAATGTGAAACTCGATAATCTCGTTGTCGGCTTCGACGTCCCCGCCATTCCCGGCATGGATGCAGCCGATATCCAGACCCCCTGCCTCGTGCTGGATCTGGACGCTCTGGAGCGTAATATCAAGAAAATGGGCGATTACGCCAAAGCCCATAACATGCGCCATCGCGTGCATGGCAAGATGCATAAATCCGTCGATGTCGCCAAGCTTCAGGAAAAACTGGGCGGCGCGGTCGGTGTGTGCTGTCAGAAAGTCTCGGAGGCCGAGGTCTTCGCGCGGGGCGGCATCAAGGATATTCTGGTCTCCAATCAGGTGCGCGACCTGGCCAAGATCGACCGGCTGGCACAACTGCCGAAGCTGGGTGCGGATGTGATCGTCTGCGTCGATGATGTCACCAATATCGCCGATCTGTCCGAAGCGGCGCAGAAACACGGCACGGAACTGGGAGTTTTCGTCGAGATCGACTGCGGTGCCGGGCGTTGCGGCGTGACCACCACCCCCGCCGTGATCGAGATCGCCAAGGCTGCCGATGCCGCTCCGGGACTGAAGTTCAAGGGAATTCAGGCCTATCAGGGCGCAATGCAGCATATCGACAGCTATGAGGCCCGCAAGAAAAAACTGGATACGGCGATTGCTATGGTCACGGACGCCGTTGAAGGGCTGAAAGCCGAGGGGCTGGAGCCTGAACTGGTCTCGGGCGGCGGGACCGGCTCATATTATTTCGAGTCGAATTCCGGCGTGTATAACGAACTGCAATGCGGCTCTTATGCGTTCATGGATGCGGATTACGGGCGTATTCTCGACAAGGACGGCAACCGGATCGATCAGGGCGAATGGGAAAACGCATTCTTCATCCTGACTCAGGTCATGAGCCATGCAAAAGCCGACAAGGCGATCTGCGATGCCGGGCTGAAAGCGCAATCCGTCGATAGTGGCCTGCCCTTCATTTATGGCCGCGACGATGTGGAATATATCAAATGCTCGGATGAGCACGGGGTGATTTCCGATCCGAACGGCGTGCTGAAAGTCGGCGAAAAGCTGCGGCTGGTGCCGGGTCATTGCGACCCGACCGCCAATGTCCATGACTGGTATGTGGGCGTGCGCGGCGACAAGGTGGAAACCCTCTGGCCGGTTTCGGCCCGCGGCAAAGCCTACTGA
- a CDS encoding AMP-binding protein yields MTDTGPATTGSSGFQWDIPEFYNIGVDISDKWANQDPDRLAIIDIDRKGTAREYSFGQLQSRSSQLAHALNGLGISCRDGMGDRVGVLLPQRYETAVSHAAITKAGCISIPLFTLFGEEALLHRLRDSGASAVITNEGGVANLAGLRDRLPDLRVVLSVDGETPDALDFQAVCDAQPITYQPVRTRADDPAILIYTSGTTGNPKGALHAHRVLLGHLPGVETSHNFLPKPGDRIWSPADWAWIGGLLDVLMPALHHGVTVVARRFDKFTPEAAFALLRDYEIRNAFLPPTALKLMRQFPEARNYGLKMRSVASGGETLGSELLDWGRDVFGTTINEFYGQTECNMIVSSCSEVEPPVPGFMGRPVRGHQVAVLDPVSGETLPAGQEGAIAVRSPDPVMFLGYWNNPSATAEKFIDTKSGRWLLTGDRGTTDEDGRLRFVGRDDDVISSAGYRIGPSEIENSLIAHPAVQMAGVVGKPDPVRGAVVMAYLVLNDGYSPSDNLAQEIADHVKSNLAAYEYPRVVRFIDDMPMTTTGKIVRATLRRMAEEEAASETAQSKVTP; encoded by the coding sequence GTGACGGATACCGGACCGGCGACGACAGGAAGCTCTGGCTTTCAGTGGGATATCCCGGAATTCTACAATATCGGCGTCGATATCAGCGATAAATGGGCAAATCAGGACCCCGACCGGCTGGCGATTATCGATATCGACCGCAAGGGGACGGCCCGCGAATACAGTTTCGGCCAGTTGCAATCACGGTCCAGCCAGCTTGCACATGCGCTGAACGGATTGGGTATTTCTTGCCGGGACGGGATGGGCGACCGGGTCGGAGTGCTGCTGCCTCAGCGCTATGAGACCGCCGTCAGCCATGCCGCAATTACCAAGGCGGGCTGTATTTCCATTCCGCTTTTCACCCTGTTCGGCGAAGAGGCTCTTTTGCACAGGCTTCGCGATTCAGGTGCAAGCGCCGTCATTACCAATGAAGGAGGGGTGGCGAACCTGGCGGGTCTTCGCGACAGGTTGCCGGATCTGCGGGTGGTGCTGTCAGTTGATGGCGAAACGCCGGATGCACTCGATTTCCAAGCGGTCTGCGACGCGCAGCCTATCACTTATCAGCCGGTGCGCACCCGGGCGGACGATCCGGCGATATTGATCTATACCTCCGGCACGACCGGCAACCCGAAGGGCGCCCTTCATGCCCATCGTGTCCTTCTTGGCCATCTGCCCGGTGTCGAGACCAGCCATAATTTCCTGCCCAAACCCGGAGACAGGATCTGGAGCCCTGCCGACTGGGCATGGATTGGCGGGCTTCTGGATGTGCTGATGCCTGCGCTGCATCACGGGGTGACCGTGGTGGCACGGCGCTTCGACAAATTCACCCCCGAGGCGGCCTTTGCGCTTTTGCGCGACTACGAGATCCGCAATGCGTTTCTGCCGCCAACCGCGCTGAAGCTCATGCGTCAATTTCCCGAGGCGCGGAATTATGGTCTGAAAATGCGCTCGGTCGCCAGTGGCGGAGAAACGCTCGGCTCGGAATTGCTGGATTGGGGGCGGGATGTTTTCGGGACCACAATCAACGAATTCTACGGCCAGACCGAATGCAATATGATCGTCTCTTCTTGCTCAGAGGTCGAACCGCCTGTGCCGGGTTTCATGGGCCGCCCGGTGCGAGGTCATCAGGTTGCGGTGTTGGATCCGGTCAGCGGTGAAACGCTGCCCGCCGGTCAGGAAGGGGCAATCGCGGTACGTTCGCCCGATCCGGTGATGTTTCTGGGCTATTGGAATAACCCCTCGGCGACGGCTGAAAAATTCATCGACACAAAATCGGGTCGCTGGCTTCTGACCGGGGATCGCGGCACGACGGATGAAGATGGGCGGTTGCGCTTTGTCGGGCGGGACGACGATGTGATAAGCTCTGCGGGGTATCGCATCGGTCCCTCTGAGATCGAGAACAGCCTGATCGCCCATCCCGCCGTGCAGATGGCCGGGGTAGTCGGCAAACCCGACCCGGTGCGCGGCGCGGTTGTGATGGCCTATCTGGTGCTGAATGACGGGTATTCGCCCTCGGATAACCTCGCGCAAGAGATTGCCGATCATGTGAAATCCAATCTGGCGGCCTATGAATATCCGCGGGTTGTGCGGTTCATCGACGACATGCCGATGACAACAACCGGCAAGATCGTCCGCGCCACGCTGCGCCGGATGGCGGAAGAGGAAGCTGCAAGCGAAACGGCGCAAAGCAAGGTCACACCATGA
- a CDS encoding dihydrodipicolinate synthase family protein: MGFQGVFPYLVSPIDQDGQVKQAVLGDLVEHLIGKGVHGFAPLGSTGEYAYLNHAQRLDVVRGVISATRGRVPVIAGVGAVATSDAVAQTEAMVEAGADGILAVMDSYFPVKDDGIVAYFTAIADAAKGRPVVLYTNPNFQRTDLSLTVIERLSHVENIRYIKDASSNTGRLLSIIERVGGRMEVFAASAHIPVSVMLIGGAGWMAGPACIVPEQSIALYEAARAREWDRAMELQRPLWRVSEIFAKYSLAACIKAALELQGFPVGDPLAPQQRLNDEARDEIGNVLKSLGAL; encoded by the coding sequence ATGGGATTTCAGGGTGTTTTCCCCTATCTGGTCTCTCCGATTGATCAGGACGGGCAGGTCAAACAGGCCGTCCTTGGCGATCTTGTCGAACATCTGATCGGCAAGGGCGTACATGGCTTCGCGCCTTTGGGCAGCACCGGCGAATATGCCTATCTGAACCATGCTCAGCGGCTGGATGTCGTCCGCGGCGTGATCTCGGCGACCAGAGGCCGCGTTCCCGTCATCGCCGGAGTTGGCGCCGTCGCGACCAGCGATGCCGTCGCCCAGACCGAGGCGATGGTCGAGGCGGGCGCGGATGGTATTCTGGCGGTGATGGATTCCTATTTCCCGGTGAAGGACGATGGAATCGTGGCCTATTTCACCGCCATTGCCGATGCGGCAAAAGGGCGTCCGGTGGTGCTCTATACCAATCCGAATTTCCAGCGCACCGATCTGAGCCTGACCGTAATCGAGCGGCTCAGCCATGTCGAAAATATCCGCTATATCAAGGACGCGTCGTCGAATACCGGCAGGCTTTTATCGATCATCGAACGTGTCGGGGGACGAATGGAGGTCTTCGCGGCCTCGGCGCATATCCCGGTCAGCGTGATGCTGATCGGCGGGGCTGGCTGGATGGCCGGCCCTGCCTGCATCGTCCCCGAGCAAAGCATCGCACTTTACGAAGCCGCCCGCGCCCGTGAGTGGGATCGCGCGATGGAATTGCAGCGGCCACTCTGGCGTGTCAGCGAGATTTTCGCCAAATATTCGCTGGCGGCCTGCATCAAGGCGGCGCTTGAGTTGCAGGGCTTCCCGGTCGGCGACCCGCTCGCACCGCAGCAACGGCTGAATGACGAAGCCCGAGACGAAATCGGCAACGTGCTGAAATCTCTTGGGGCGTTATAG
- a CDS encoding LysR family transcriptional regulator — protein MSYLESLRVFARVTELGSITAGGRDLRLTPAVASKRIKELEQHLGVRLFNRTTRSLSPTEVGRRFYSEVVGILESLDRAEAVVAQLSAAPRGVIRVSAPLGVGRRVIAPLIPDFVEKYTETEVRMRMSDRKVDLLADSLDIMFFVGTPSDSSLKMRQIAVCERVLCASPDYLERAGTPRSPEELMTRHNCLLLRYPRSPEYYWTLNTPEGPRRLDVTGKYDADDSDVLADWALAGHGIVNKPYFDVAEYIREGRLVEVLPHARPAPSVFGCLYPHKKLQDPKVRLLLDFIADRGLTAIRNLVGQR, from the coding sequence ATGTCATATCTTGAAAGTCTGAGAGTTTTCGCCCGAGTCACGGAACTGGGCAGCATCACCGCAGGCGGCCGCGATCTGAGACTGACGCCTGCCGTCGCCAGCAAACGGATCAAAGAGCTGGAACAGCATCTCGGCGTGCGGCTGTTCAACCGGACAACACGCTCACTGAGCCCGACCGAGGTCGGCAGGCGGTTCTATTCGGAAGTGGTGGGCATCCTGGAATCGCTCGACCGCGCCGAGGCGGTTGTCGCTCAGCTTTCCGCCGCGCCCAGAGGCGTGATCCGTGTCAGCGCACCGCTTGGGGTCGGGCGCAGGGTGATTGCGCCTCTGATCCCCGATTTCGTCGAGAAATACACGGAAACCGAGGTCAGGATGCGCATGTCCGACCGCAAGGTCGATCTTCTTGCGGATAGTCTGGATATCATGTTCTTCGTCGGCACACCGTCCGATTCAAGTCTGAAGATGCGTCAGATCGCGGTCTGTGAACGGGTTCTGTGCGCATCGCCCGACTATCTGGAAAGGGCCGGAACGCCCCGCTCCCCGGAAGAGCTTATGACGCGGCATAACTGCCTGCTTCTGCGCTATCCGCGCTCGCCGGAATATTACTGGACGCTGAACACGCCCGAGGGGCCGCGCAGGCTGGATGTCACGGGAAAATACGATGCGGATGACAGCGATGTTCTGGCTGATTGGGCGCTTGCCGGTCATGGGATCGTCAACAAGCCCTATTTCGACGTGGCCGAATATATCCGCGAGGGCAGGCTGGTCGAGGTTCTGCCTCATGCGCGACCGGCCCCTTCGGTGTTCGGCTGTCTTTATCCGCATAAGAAATTGCAGGACCCGAAAGTGCGGCTGCTGCTGGATTTCATCGCCGACCGTGGCCTGACGGCGATCAGAAATCTGGTCGGGCAGAGATAG
- the bhcR gene encoding HTH-type transcriptional regulator BhcR: protein MVSQDNQDYPPRRSRGRPRGWTDKSDQNTIKSLDRAMEVFEYLSEAQGKSLSSIASEMDQSAATVYRILVTLEGRGLVEFDPAEQFWHIGPRAFVIGSRFLRRTSLVDRARPVLRRLMEATGETANLGVEREGAVLFLSQVETHASIRAFFPPGTLSPMHCSGIGKALLAQMPSERLAKMLADETLDAFTQATITDREVLQRELQIIAQRGYAIDNEERNRGMRCIAAPILDMNAEAVAGISVSGPTSRIGSEEMTALSRHVIEAAQELSLSIGGVVPDRTG from the coding sequence ATGGTTTCCCAAGATAATCAGGATTACCCGCCGCGCCGCTCTCGCGGGCGGCCGCGCGGCTGGACGGATAAAAGCGATCAGAACACGATCAAATCCCTTGATCGCGCGATGGAGGTTTTCGAATATCTCAGTGAGGCTCAGGGAAAATCCCTGTCCTCCATCGCATCCGAGATGGATCAGTCCGCTGCGACCGTGTACCGGATTCTCGTGACGCTTGAGGGCAGGGGGCTGGTCGAATTCGACCCGGCAGAGCAGTTTTGGCATATCGGTCCGCGCGCCTTCGTCATCGGATCGCGCTTTCTGCGCCGTACCAGCCTTGTGGACCGCGCCCGCCCCGTGCTGCGCAGGCTGATGGAAGCCACCGGAGAGACTGCCAATCTCGGCGTTGAACGCGAAGGCGCGGTGCTGTTTCTCAGCCAGGTCGAAACCCATGCCAGTATCCGGGCCTTTTTCCCGCCGGGAACGCTGTCGCCGATGCATTGCTCGGGGATCGGCAAGGCGCTTCTGGCGCAAATGCCTAGCGAGCGTCTGGCGAAGATGCTGGCGGATGAAACGCTGGACGCATTTACCCAAGCGACCATCACCGACAGAGAGGTTTTGCAGCGCGAGTTGCAGATCATTGCGCAGCGCGGCTATGCCATCGACAATGAAGAGCGCAACCGGGGTATGCGCTGCATTGCCGCTCCGATTCTGGACATGAACGCCGAGGCGGTTGCAGGGATTTCGGTCTCAGGCCCCACAAGCCGCATCGGCAGCGAGGAAATGACCGCGCTCAGCCGTCATGTCATTGAGGCCGCACAAGAACTCAGCCTGTCGATTGGCGGAGTGGTCCCGGATCGGACCGGCTGA
- the bhcA gene encoding L-aspartate--glyoxylate aminotransferase BhcA: MSFQNPVFIPGPTNIPESLRKACDMPTIDHRSPLFGQILHPALAGVRKVLKSEKAEIFIFPSTGTGGWETALTNTLSPGDKVLAARNGMFSHRWIDMCQRHGLEVQIVETPWGHGLPADRYEEILTADKNHEIKVVLATHNETATGVKSDIAAVRKALDAANHPAMLFVDGVSSIGSMDFRFDEWGVDIAVTGSQKGFMLPPGLAIVGFSAKAKEATASAKLPRTFFDIRDMEKTYANNAYPYTPAVGLLNGLNQSCGMLLSEGLENVFARHRRIADGVRAAVGAWGLELCAVSPEVYSDSVSAIRTPEGFNATDIVTHAAGTYGVAFGVGLGEVAGKVFRIGHLGSLTDVMALSGIATAEMCMADLGLDIKLGSGVAAAQEFYRSNPAAARKDAA, from the coding sequence ATGAGCTTTCAGAATCCGGTTTTCATCCCGGGCCCAACCAATATCCCGGAAAGCCTGCGCAAAGCATGCGACATGCCTACCATCGATCATCGTTCGCCCCTGTTCGGTCAGATCCTGCATCCGGCGCTTGCCGGTGTGCGCAAAGTGCTGAAAAGCGAGAAGGCAGAGATCTTCATCTTCCCGTCAACCGGCACTGGCGGCTGGGAAACGGCGCTGACCAACACGCTGTCGCCGGGCGACAAGGTGCTTGCGGCACGCAATGGCATGTTCTCGCATCGCTGGATCGATATGTGCCAGCGTCACGGGCTTGAGGTTCAGATCGTCGAGACCCCCTGGGGCCACGGCCTGCCTGCGGATCGCTATGAAGAGATCCTGACCGCCGACAAGAACCACGAAATCAAGGTCGTCCTGGCCACGCATAACGAAACCGCTACGGGCGTGAAATCCGACATCGCTGCGGTGCGCAAGGCTCTGGATGCGGCGAACCACCCGGCAATGCTGTTCGTCGATGGCGTCAGCTCGATCGGGTCGATGGATTTCCGCTTTGACGAATGGGGCGTCGATATTGCCGTCACCGGATCGCAGAAAGGCTTCATGCTGCCGCCGGGTCTGGCCATTGTCGGCTTCAGCGCAAAGGCGAAAGAGGCGACCGCTTCGGCGAAACTGCCCCGCACCTTCTTCGATATCCGCGATATGGAGAAGACCTATGCGAATAATGCCTATCCCTACACCCCTGCGGTCGGGCTGCTGAACGGGCTGAACCAGTCCTGCGGCATGCTGCTGAGCGAGGGGCTGGAGAACGTCTTCGCCCGCCATCGCCGCATCGCCGACGGTGTCCGTGCGGCAGTCGGCGCATGGGGGCTGGAACTCTGCGCCGTGTCGCCCGAGGTTTATTCGGACTCGGTCAGCGCGATCCGCACGCCCGAGGGCTTCAATGCCACCGATATCGTCACCCATGCCGCCGGCACATATGGCGTCGCCTTCGGTGTCGGTCTTGGAGAAGTTGCGGGCAAGGTATTCCGCATCGGCCATCTTGGCAGCCTCACCGATGTCATGGCGCTCTCGGGCATTGCCACGGCAGAAATGTGCATGGCCGATCTGGGGCTGGATATCAAACTTGGCTCGGGCGTCGCGGCTGCGCAGGAATTCTATCGCTCGAACCCGGCTGCTGCCCGCAAGGATGCTGCCTGA